From a single Chloracidobacterium thermophilum B genomic region:
- the cas2 gene encoding CRISPR-associated endonuclease Cas2, translating to MGERRWYLVSYDVRDPKRWRKVYERVKGNAERVQFSVFRMYCTKTDLEQLRFDLAKLMTSEDDLLVIHLCPGCARRVVDTSTKTSWDEERKRIEIL from the coding sequence ATGGGAGAAAGGCGGTGGTATCTCGTCAGCTATGACGTACGCGATCCAAAGCGGTGGCGCAAAGTTTATGAGCGCGTCAAGGGGAATGCGGAAAGGGTACAATTTTCCGTCTTCCGCATGTATTGCACCAAAACTGACCTTGAGCAGTTGCGTTTTGATTTGGCAAAGCTGATGACGAGTGAAGATGATTTACTGGTCATTCATTTGTGTCCCGGCTGCGCAAGGCGTGTGGTTGACACCTCAACCAAAACTTCCTGGGATGAAGAACGCAAGCGGATTGAAATCCTGTAG